One genomic region from Mesorhizobium terrae encodes:
- a CDS encoding ABC transporter ATP-binding protein, which yields MGSLKIENVKKSFGPVDVLKGIDLDVKDGEFVVFVGPSGCGKSTLLRVIAGLEDASSGRVLIDSQEVTSTPPAKRGIAMVFQTYALYPHLSVRDNMALGLKQAGEPAAEIDKRIGAASAMLSLEPYLKRRPAELSGGQRQRVAIGRAVVREPKLFLFDEPLSNLDAALRVNTRLEIAQLHRRLKATMIYVTHDQVEAMTLADKIVVLNAGRIEQIGAPMELYQSPANEFVAGFIGSPKMNFVDGARLGETVKTIGVRPEHLTVDPKSGSWKGTVVHTEHLGADTNVYLDCEKAGLITVRIFGVYNAEPGSTLYATPDPAKTYRFDADGKAVK from the coding sequence GTGGGCTCTCTGAAGATCGAGAATGTGAAGAAATCCTTCGGGCCGGTGGACGTGCTGAAGGGCATCGACCTCGACGTGAAGGATGGCGAATTCGTCGTCTTCGTCGGCCCGTCGGGCTGTGGCAAGTCGACCCTGCTGCGTGTCATCGCCGGCCTGGAGGACGCTTCCTCCGGCCGCGTCCTGATCGATAGCCAGGAGGTCACTTCGACGCCGCCGGCCAAGCGCGGTATCGCCATGGTGTTCCAGACCTATGCGCTCTATCCGCATCTCAGCGTGCGCGACAACATGGCGCTCGGCCTCAAGCAGGCTGGCGAGCCGGCTGCCGAGATCGACAAGCGTATCGGCGCCGCATCCGCCATGCTTTCGCTGGAACCCTACCTCAAGCGCCGCCCGGCCGAACTTTCCGGTGGCCAGCGCCAGCGCGTCGCCATCGGCCGCGCCGTGGTGCGCGAGCCGAAGCTGTTCCTGTTCGACGAGCCGCTGTCGAACCTGGATGCCGCGCTGCGCGTCAACACGCGTCTCGAGATCGCGCAGCTGCACCGCCGGCTCAAGGCGACGATGATCTACGTCACTCACGACCAGGTCGAGGCAATGACGCTGGCCGACAAGATCGTGGTGCTGAATGCCGGCCGCATCGAGCAGATCGGCGCGCCGATGGAGCTTTACCAGTCGCCGGCCAATGAATTCGTCGCCGGTTTCATCGGCTCGCCGAAGATGAACTTCGTTGACGGCGCGCGGCTGGGCGAAACCGTCAAGACCATCGGCGTGCGCCCGGAACATCTGACCGTCGATCCGAAGTCCGGTTCGTGGAAAGGCACGGTCGTGCACACCGAACATCTCGGTGCCGACACCAATGTCTATCTCGATTGCGAAAAAGCCGGCCTGATCACGGTGCGCATCTTCGGCGTCTACAACGCCGAGCCGGGGTCGACGCTTTATGCCACGCCGGATCCGGCCAAGACCTACCGTTTCGATGCGGACGGCAAGGCTGTGAAATGA